A part of Dasypus novemcinctus isolate mDasNov1 chromosome 5, mDasNov1.1.hap2, whole genome shotgun sequence genomic DNA contains:
- the LOC101438728 gene encoding uncharacterized protein, translated as MSLAKEMKSYGAAPRILSPSDEEKPGDKAQLIKSHNPLQSEVCESTEDVCEGWSDEEWGPLDLCEEALPDLSLLPSAQRPLSDGERKLDTGPGSRGSPQRCLPLPTRLDSFDCFADKAVSYNMSMFEKNLYRVVPPEEYLAWCKMTSEKSQKSHCGVAVNLGEKKGYGAVPRVLSPSDKLKARDQAQSTKSQNTLSSGGCKTTEGVSGEEDWKPMHFRSEKCKPAETVREGEEEEEEEEKWKPVYLCKSIKNRKYYKDEEETETEQDFRNCAKIKRKVKGRKLEGLNSSNQKTTCMLKKNGALNILLSEDSAEWEMEEKAEDDELYEVECLFQEGSPQDPLPSQGRFYLEVGRRIIWKPPKSSLLPQLIIWPTRNKHQLKCGTYKSIPVVFKVKGQEGSGTTSGRLQKKCTMAKQEAAKSKRASQKSLKRNK; from the exons ATGAGCTTGGCTAAAGAAATGAAGAGTTATGGGGCTGCTCCCAGAATCCTTTCACCTTCAGATGAAGAAAAACCAGGAGACAAGGCCCAGTTGATTAAAAGCCACAATCCTCTGCAGTCAGAAGTGTGCGAGTCAACTGAAGATGTGTGTGAGGGGTGGAGTGACGAGGAGTGGGGGCCGCTGGACCTCTGCGAGGAAGCTCTTCCTGACCTGAGCCTGCTGCCCAGTGCTCAGCGCCCCCTCAGTGATGGGGAGAGAAAGCTAGACACCGGTCCTGGGAGCCGTGGTTCCCCTCAGAGATGCCTTCCTTTGCCTACCCGACTGGACAGTTTTGATTGTTTTGCTGATAAAGCAGTCTCCTATAATATGAGCATGTTCGAGAAAAACTTGTACAGGGTGGTGCCACCTGAGGAATATCTTGCTTGGTGTAAAATGACTTCAGAAAAGTCTCAGAAGTCACACTGTGGCGTGGCGGTGAACTTGGGTGAAAAGAAGGGCTACGGGGCTGTTCCCAGAGTCCTGTCACCTTCAGATAAATTAAAAGCCAGAGACCAGGCCCAGTCTACCAAAAGCCAGAATACCCTGAGTTCAGGAGGGTGTAAGACTACTGAAGGCGTGAGCGGTGAGGAGGACTGGAAACCAATGCACTTCCGATCAGAAAAGTGCAAACCAGCTGAAActgtgagggagggggaggaggaagaggaggaggaggagaagtggAAACCAGTCTACCTCTGCAAGTCGATTAAGAATAGAAAATACTATAAAGAtgaggaagaaactgagacagAACAGGACTTCAGAAATTGTGCAAAGATTAAAAGGAAGGTGAAAGGAAGGAAGCTGGAAGGACTTAACTCCTCAAATCAAAAGACAACCTGTATGTTAAAGAAAAATGGTGCCTTGAACATCTTACTGTCTGAGGATTCGGCAGAGTGGGAGATGGAAGAGAAAGCTGAAGATGATGAGCTATATGAGGTGGAATGCCTCTTTCAGGAAGGTAGTCCACAGGACCCACTGCCTTCTCAGGGCAGGTTTTATCTAGAGGTTGGTAGGAGGATAATCTGGAAGCCCCCCAAGAGTTCCCTTCTTCCTCAGCTCATCATCTGGCCCACCAGAAATAAGCACCAGTTGAAGTGTGGTACATACAAGAGCATTCCTGTGGTTTTCAAGGTGAAAGGGCAGGAGGGCTCTGGAACTACATCTGGCAGGCTCCAGAAGAAGTGTACCATGGCTAAGCAGGAAGCAGCGAAGTCCAAGCGAGCTTCTCAAAAGTCGCTGAAAA GAAACAAATGA